One genomic region from Candidatus Methylomirabilota bacterium encodes:
- a CDS encoding aspartate/glutamate racemase family protein, giving the protein MRIVVINPNTTASMTRKIGEAARAVAAPGTEIVTGNPAGGPVSIEGHYDEAVSAVGVLEEVLRGEAEGADGYVIACFGDPGLLAAREAARGPVLGIAEAAMHAASFVATGFSIVTTLARTRVMAQHLVESYGMTRFCRAIRAIDLAVLDLEREGSEARALVLEECKRAAAEDGAGAIVLGCAGMADLAAEVQAAVGVPVIDGVAAAVKFVEALVGLGLGTSKVGDLAPPLPKPYTGAFQHLAPPAAPRPRRPR; this is encoded by the coding sequence ATGCGGATCGTGGTCATCAACCCGAACACCACCGCCAGCATGACGCGGAAGATCGGCGAGGCGGCCCGCGCGGTCGCCGCGCCCGGGACCGAGATCGTCACCGGCAACCCGGCCGGCGGCCCGGTCTCGATCGAGGGGCACTACGACGAAGCGGTGAGCGCGGTCGGCGTCCTGGAGGAGGTGCTCCGAGGGGAGGCCGAGGGCGCGGACGGCTACGTGATCGCGTGCTTCGGCGACCCGGGGCTCCTCGCCGCCCGCGAGGCGGCGCGGGGACCGGTCCTGGGGATCGCCGAGGCGGCCATGCATGCCGCGAGCTTCGTCGCCACCGGCTTCTCGATCGTCACCACGCTCGCCCGCACCCGGGTGATGGCCCAGCACCTGGTCGAGAGCTACGGGATGACGCGCTTCTGCCGGGCGATCCGGGCCATCGACCTCGCCGTGCTCGACCTCGAGCGGGAAGGCTCGGAGGCGCGGGCCCTCGTCCTGGAGGAATGCAAGCGGGCCGCCGCCGAGGATGGGGCCGGCGCCATCGTCCTCGGCTGCGCCGGCATGGCCGACCTGGCCGCCGAGGTCCAGGCCGCCGTCGGCGTCCCGGTGATCGACGGGGTCGCCGCCGCCGTCAAGTTCGTCGAGGCCCTGGTGGGTCTCGGCCTCGGGACCAGCAAGGTCGGCGACCTGGCGCCCCCGCTCCCCAAGCCTTACACCGGCGCCTTCCAGCACCTGGCCCCGCCCGCAGCGCCACGGCCGCGGCGGCCCCGGTAG
- a CDS encoding thioesterase family protein, giving the protein MGAAGMFVADGGGFQPTEWAVGPWSADLLQGSAFGGVLVRALERSEAAAGMMPARLSFDLWRPVTRERLMTSVSLLRDGRKARTAEASLSQGGKPVARCTAVFLKPDAGFTPAPVERAAPPLGPEGGRPIPPSVKAWSPFFTGVDTRVVEGDLLKPGPAACWFRLERPLLEGEENSPLVHAVSAADLASGISAVVDLRKVTFVNADLTVVLWRLPRPPWILLSAETKVGDQGTGVARGTLADLDGGFGACEQTLLFERRERPSP; this is encoded by the coding sequence ATGGGTGCCGCGGGCATGTTCGTGGCGGATGGGGGCGGGTTCCAGCCCACCGAGTGGGCGGTCGGGCCGTGGTCGGCTGACCTCTTGCAGGGCAGCGCGTTCGGCGGCGTGCTCGTGCGCGCGCTCGAGCGCAGCGAGGCGGCGGCCGGCATGATGCCGGCGCGGCTGTCGTTCGATCTCTGGCGTCCGGTCACGCGCGAGCGGCTGATGACGAGCGTGAGCCTGCTGCGCGACGGCCGCAAGGCGCGCACGGCCGAGGCGTCCCTGTCTCAGGGTGGCAAGCCCGTCGCGCGCTGCACCGCCGTCTTCCTGAAGCCCGATGCCGGCTTCACGCCGGCGCCGGTGGAGCGCGCGGCCCCGCCCCTCGGGCCCGAAGGGGGCCGGCCAATCCCGCCGTCGGTCAAGGCGTGGAGCCCGTTCTTCACCGGCGTCGACACGCGCGTGGTGGAGGGCGATCTGCTGAAGCCGGGCCCGGCCGCGTGCTGGTTCCGTCTGGAGCGCCCGCTCCTCGAGGGTGAGGAAAACTCGCCCCTGGTCCACGCCGTGTCGGCCGCGGATCTGGCCAGCGGCATCTCGGCCGTCGTCGATCTCCGGAAGGTCACCTTCGTGAACGCCGACCTGACGGTGGTCCTCTGGCGCCTGCCGCGCCCACCGTGGATCCTGCTGAGCGCCGAGACGAAGGTCGGCGACCAGGGCACGGGCGTCGCCCGCGGCACGCTGGCCGACCTCGACGGCGGGTTCGGCGCCTGCGAGCAGACGCTCCTCTTCGAGCGCCGCGAACGGCCATCTCCTTGA